Proteins encoded together in one Argopecten irradians isolate NY unplaced genomic scaffold, Ai_NY scaffold_0644, whole genome shotgun sequence window:
- the LOC138313306 gene encoding uncharacterized protein encodes MTKARQNKEFRESELKAKQRSREQIDTKQKERKSTLKAMTKARQNKEFRESELKAKQRSREQIETKQKERKSTLKAKTKARQNKEFRESELKAKQRSREEVETKQKERKSTLKAKIKARQRKEYCDLEIEMKRLLRKNPLQLEKERLKKQENRKVHRQMERCRDKLSKATKRKTFALVDHERLLNKKRHIGCTIDESIVKFHARVANGPIYACSCCHQTWFRKSVVQLDKAHITLESRHLCTDLTSVDGKQWLCSTCLASLKEEKVPKLSVKNGMMWPKKPEVLNLHPLEERLISQRIPFMQIRELPRGGQLSAKGNIVNVPVDIQPTINALPRQVDEHVTIAVKLKKRLSHKSSCFSENIRPKVVLKALKWLMENSELYKSENIKIDETWEKRITEANDELITELTGSSRSKDDRDSEEASDDFCEISADDGTQGNTDTLVDDTDFDTNKIYVFAPGENQKPISLYEDKDAEYLCFPSIFCGQRRLDNEKRHKNVHYSDIAKWELRSVDRRAAQSVPNIFFKLKKIQIKQVSDKVNLAVRRCKSEGKKITAGQVRNQSSANEIVRLNEGYYIFRTLRNSPAYLSSKKKDAFAMIRQLGLPTWFMSLSSADTRWPDLLRTLATLDGTILSDENLESMDWNTKTNLVKKDPVTSARFFDNRVREFITSFLKNDHNPIGTVTDVFRRVEFQNRGSPHIHMLLWTKDAPKYPNDDESSIVEYVDKYVTCSLQTDDPELQNLIDLQVHKHSKTCKKGGKSVCRFGFPLPPLLQTMLLEPLETDVDEYRKKYKDLQQKMNDYKDGCDLEFETFLRDIADMPLEEYIKCIRASLKGPKVFLKRRPSEMRVNYYNPAVLKAWTANLDIQFVLDPYACATYIVSYISKSQRGISAMLDKASKEATEGNMDLKHQVRHIGNKFLNFVEVSAQEASYLILQMPLTQASREVAFINTSTPDARVFLLKTENELNELPEHSTDIHATSMIERYSKRPKQLELWCLADYVSQLEVTFPKDLEKPVPKEEKNDDDEEEEEITCDDQIDKQETSHSEMDGEEFRATDVLVKLKNGIKIRKRKNDRVIRFVGFSKKTNAENYYREKLLLYLPWRNEQKDVLGNYDTYEEHYRNKADVVQVKQRVYEHFMEELEQAIQQAEDDSCDFDEVAPNTEHIEAEDADVGSTPSEDFIHFDPDSVQHKHVDIGPELGLGSKPSDVETSAVRLPDNEYHTLLQSLNPKQREFHNHVTKFIRDEDEPLFAFLTGGAGTGKSVVIDAVYQTLHRLLCSEEGEDPEDVRIMLCAYTGKAAYNIGGTTIASAFHKKMYQTQQHMHADELNSLRTKFRNLSVVIIDEISMVGNKLLTFINERLQQVKGKKTDFGGISVIAVGDLYQLQPVADSWIFKDLSSPGQGLATNLWKKHFKVFELDEIMRQKGDVPFTELLNRLRHGELSPQDKLLLSERKVDQGHESYPSSIPHLFIENRFVDDFNSNLIQKLHTSKVTVKADTDILSQTKMSTEVKKTLVQALPDKQSTTGQLKTSLTIAVDMIYDISVNLEVSDGLTNGATCVVKHIEYKDSNTRPAIVWVLFNDHKVGVSRRNQYKHLYTSGIHENWTPIFETKRTFVYNRKTYERIQFPLQPSAAKTVHKAQGATLTDVVVSLNQTRVRKIPHIHYVALS; translated from the coding sequence ATGACAAAGGCCAGACAAAACAAGGAATTTAGAGAGTCTGAACTTAAAGCAAAACAGAGATCCAGAGAACAAatagatacaaaacaaaaagaaagaaaaagcaCACTTAAAGCTATGACAAAGGCCAGACAAAACAAGGAATTTAGAGAGTCTGAACTTAAAGCAAAACAGAGATCCAGAGaacaaatagaaacaaaacaaaaagaaagaaaaagcaCACTTAAAGCTAAGACAAAGGCCAGACAAAACAAGGAATTTAGAGAGTCTGAACTTAAAGCAAAACAGAGATCAAGAGAAGAagtagaaacaaaacaaaaagaaagaaaaagcaCACTTAAAGCCAAGATAAAGGCTAGACAACGAAAGGAATATTGTGATCTtgaaatagaaatgaaaagGCTTTTAAGGAAGAATCCTTTGCAGTTGGAAAAAGAAAGATTAAAAAAGCAAGAAAATCGGAAAGTTCACCGACAAATGGAGAGGTGTAGAGACAAACTTTCTAAAGCTACAAAAAGAAAAACGTTTGCATTGGTAGACCATGAAAGATTACTAAACAAAAAAAGACACATAGGTTGTACAATTGATGAATCGATAGTAAAGTTTCATGCTAGAGTAGCAAATGGCCCAATATATGCTTGCTCCTGTTGTCATCAAACATGGTTTCGCAAAAGTGTTGTCCAACTTGACAAAGCCCACATTACATTGGAGAGCAGACACCTATGTACTGATCTTACATCTGTTGATGGAAAACAATGGCTTTGTTCCACTTGTCTGGCATCATTAAAAGAAGAGAAGGTACCAAAATTGTCAGTAAAAAATGGGATGATGTGGCCCAAAAAGCCCGAGGTTCTGAATTTGCACCCACTAGAAGAAAGGTTGATATCACAACGGATACCTTTTATGCAAATACGTGAACTTCCCAGAGGAGGTCAATTATCTGCGAAAGGAAATATTGTTAATGTACCTGTTGACATACAACCTACTATTAACGCACTTCCGAGGCAAGTGGATGAGCATGTAACAATTGCAGTGAAATTAAAGAAACGGTTATCTCACAAGTCATCATGTTTTTCTGAAAACATTCGCCCCAAGGTTGTGCTCAAAGCTCTAAAATGGTTGATGGAAAACAGTGAATTATACAAAAGtgaaaacatcaaaattgatgaaaCATGGGAGAAAAGAATCACAGAAGCCAATGATGAGCTTATCACAGAATTAACAGGAAGTTCTCGTTCAAAAGATGACAGAGATTCTGAGGAGGCATCTGATGATTTTTGTGAAATTTCTGCAGATGATGGAACTCAGGGCAATACAGATACATTAGTGGATGACACAGATTTtgacacaaacaaaatatatgtatttgctCCAGGAGAAAACCAGAAACCTATTAGCTTATATGAAGACAAAGATGCAGAGTACCTTTGCTTTCCTTCAATTTTCTGTGGACAGCGAAGATTGGACAATGAAAAGAGacacaaaaatgtacattacaGTGACATTGCAAAATGGGAATTGAGAAGTGTTGACAGAAGAGCTGCTCAGTCTGTTCCAAAtatctttttcaaattgaagaaaatCCAGATCAAGCAAGTTAGTGACAAGGTCAATCTTGCTGTTAGAAGATGTAAATCAGAGGGAAAAAAGATAACTGCTGGACAAGTTAGAAATCAATCATCTGCAAATGAAATTGTCAGACTAAACGAAGGCTACTACATTTTTAGAACATTGAGAAACTCCCCTGCATACCTGTCATCTAAGAAAAAAGATGCATTTGCCATGATACGACAGCTTGGTCTACCTACGTGGTTCATGTCATTGTCATCAGCTGACACAAGATGGCCAGACCTTTTGAGAACACTGGCAACACTAGATGGTACTATTCTGTCAGATGAAAACCTTGAATCAATGGACTGGAACACAAAAACCAACTTGGTCAAAAAGGATCCCGTGACCAGTGCCAGATTTTTTGACAACAGAGTACGCGAATTCATCACATCTTTCTTGAAAAATGATCACAACCCTATCGGAACTGTAACAGATGTTTTTAGAAGAGTTGAGTTCCAAAATAGAGGTTCACCACACATACACATGCTTCTGTGGACAAAAGATGCACCAAAGTATCCTAACGATGATGAGAGTTCAATAGTAGAATATGTTGACAAATATGTCACTTGTTCACTACAAACGGATGATCCTGAACTTCAAAATCTTATTGATCTCCAAGTACACAAACATTCAAAAACCTGTAAAAAAGGTGGTAAATCAGTGTGCAGGTTTGGTTTTCCTCTACCACCATTACTACAAACTATGCTTCTTGAGCCTCTAGAAACTGACGTTGACGAGTATAGAAAGAAGTACAAGGATCTGCAACAAAAGATGAATGATTACAAAGATGGCTGTGACTTGGAATTTGAAACTTTCCTCCGTGATATTGCAGACATGCCACTTGAAGAATACATCAAGTGTATAAGAGCGTCACTGAAGGGTCCTAAAGTTTTCCTCAAAAGACGCCCATCAGAAATGAGAGTGAACTATTATAATCCAGCTGTTCTCAAAGCTTGGACCGCAAATTTGGACATCCAGTTTGTGCTCGACCCATATGCCTGTGCAACTTACATTGTGTCATATATCAGTAAATCACAGAGAGGCATAAGTGCTATGCTAGACAAGGCATCAAAAGAAGCAACAGAAGGAAATATGGATTTGAAACACCAAGTAAGGCATATTGGTAacaaatttcttaattttgttGAGGTCAGTGCACAAGAGGCTAGTTACCTGATACTACAGATGCCTTTGACACAAGCTTCTCGAGAGGTGGCGTTTATTAACACCTCCACACCTGATGCAAGGGTCTTCCTTCTCAAAACAGAAAATGAACTGAATGAACTTCCAGAACATTCAACAGATATCCATGCAACAAGTATGATTGAGAGGTATTCAAAACGTCCAAAACAGTTAGAATTATGGTGTTTGGCTGATTATGTCTCACAACTAGAAGTGACATTTCCTAAAGACCTGGAAAAGCCAGTtccaaaagaagaaaaaaatgatgatgatgaagaagaagaagaaataaCATGTGATGATCAGATTGACAAACAAGAAACATCACATAGTGAAATGGATGGTGAGGAATTCAGAGCAACAGatgtacttgtaaaattgaaaaatggaattaaaattagaaaacGTAAAAATGACCGCGTTATCAGATTTGTTGGATTTAGCAAAAAAACCAATGCTGAAAACTATTACAGAGAGAAACTCCTTTTGTATCTGCCATGGAGAAATGAGCAAAAAGATGTTCTTGGTAACTATGACACTTACGAGGAACATTACAGAAACAAAGCTGATGTAGTTCAAGTAAAGCAAAGGGTTTATGAACACTTCATGGAAGAGTTAGAACAAGCTATACAACAGGCAGAAGACGACTCGTGTGACTTTGATGAAGTTGCCCCAAATACCGAACACATTGAGGCTGAAGATGCAGATGTTGGTAGTACACCTTCTGAGGattttatccattttgaccccgaTTCTGTTCAGCATAAACATGTTGACATTGGACCTGAACTTGGCCTAGGGTCAAAACCATCAGATGTGGAAACTAGTGCAGTTCGCTTGCCTGATAATGAGTACCACACACTGTTACAGTCTCTAAACCCCAAACAAAGAGAGTTTCACAATCATGTCACAAAGTTCATAAGAGATGAAGATGAACCATTGTTTGCCTTTCTCACTGGAGGAGCAGGAACAGGGAAATCTGTAGTAATTGATGCAGTGTATCAGACATTACATAGATTATTGTGCTCTGAAGAAGGGGAAGACCCTGAAGATGTCAGAATTATGTTATGTGCATACACAGGGAAGGCTGCATACAACATTGGTGGCACTACCATTGCTTCAGCgtttcacaaaaaaatgtatcaaacaCAGCAACATATGCATGCTGACGAATTGAACTCTCTCAGAACAAAGTTCAGAAATTTGTCAGTTGTTATTATAGATGAGATTTCTATGGTTGGCAATAAGCTGCTAACATTTATCAATGAAAGGCTCCAACAAGTGAAAGGCAAAAAGACAGACTTTGGAGGAATCAGTGTTATAGCTGTAGGTGACTTGTATCAGCTTCAACCTGTTGCTGACTCTTGGATATTCAAAGATCTTTCAAGCCCTGGTCAAGGTTTGGCAACAAATTTATggaaaaaacatttcaaagtgTTTGAACTTGATGAAATCATGAGACAGAAAGGAGATGTTCCATTCACTGAACTTCTCAACAGACTTCGACATGGTGAATTATCTCCACAGGACAAGTTACTGCTTTCAGAACGTAAGGTAGACCAGGGTCATGAAAGCTATCCCAGCTCTATTCCTCATCTCTTCATTGAAAACAGATTTGTAGATGACTTCAATTCAAACCTGATACAGAAACTTCATACAAGTAAAGTGACAGTCAAGGCTGATACAGACATTCTTTCACAAACTAAAATGTCAACAGAAGTGAAGAAAACCCTAGTTCAAGCCCTGCCTGACAAACAATCAACTACAGGACAGCTCAAAACTAGCCTCACAATAGCTGTCGacatgatatatgatatatctgTGAATCTTGAAGTGAGTGATGGTTTGACCAATGGAGCAACATGTGTTGTTAAACATATTGAATACAAAGATTCCAATACACGACCTGCGATTGTCTGGGTTCTGTTTAATGACCACAAAGTCGGAGTGAGCCGACGAAATCAATACAAGCACCTTTATACATCAGGTATTCATGAGAATTGGACACCAATCTTTGAAACAAAAAGAACTTTTGTATACAACAGAAAAACTTATGAAAGAATTCAATTCCCTCTTCAACCATCTGCAGCAAAAACAGTACACAAAGCTCAAGGTGCCACTCTGACTGATGTTGTCGTCAGTTTGAATCAAACAAGAGTTCGAAAGATACCACATATCCATTATGTTGCACTTTCTTGA